The following is a genomic window from Polaribacter atrinae.
TTTTATTAAGTAATTGTAAAGATAATTCTAAGACAGAAGAGAAGAAGATTAGCGTTAAGAAAAAAGAAAAAGTTACTTTACCTACAGCCAGTAACAATGACGTTTCCGTAATTAAAGAAGATAATATTTTTGTTATTGATCAAAAGTTTACAAAGGAAGATGCTCAAAAAAATATAATAGGAAAACCTGTTGAGGTTGATTTATCTACAACATCAGGAGCTATGATTTCTGCGTATTCTACGTATAATGATGAGTACACCATTTTTTATAAAACTCTCGAAAATAATTCTTGGTCAGATTGGTTAGAGCTAGAAGAAAATGAACACGTTGATAACCCAAATCGTAAAGTTTTTTCACCTAAAAATTTAAACCCTTCGGTACAGAAAATTCAATTTAAATCAAGTAAAATAACAAAAAGTGAAGTAGTATTTAGAATATACACATTTGAAAAATAATCCCCTATGAAAAAAATAGTATTCTTACTTATTGTTTTGTCACCGTTTTTTTGTTTTGCAGATTGTACACAACCGGACTTTTGTGGAAGAGCTTGTTGGGATACAAATGGTTCACGTCCTGCTCAAACAAATCCAAGTTACACAACACCTACTCATATAATAGTTCATCATACTGGAGATGGAATTGTTTTTCCGGCGAATACAAATTATGCAGAAAAAATTAGATATTATTGGGATTTACATGTAAACACCAATGGATGGTCAGATCTTGGATATAATTGGTTAATTGATAGAAATGGCGTTATTTATGAAGGAAGAGGAAACGGTGTTTCTGGAGCACATTTTAGTGGGCATAACGCAGGTACAATGGGAGTTTGTATGATTGGTGATTTTACTTTAGAATCTCCTTCTGCAAAAGCTTTAACTTCTTTAAAGAATATAATATCTTGGGAGGCAACAGATAAAAATATAGATGTAGCAGGTGCTAGTTATCATGCATCATCAGGTCTTAATTTAAACAATGTTTCAGGTCATAAAGATGGTGGAGCAACGGCTTGTCCTGGTACAAGTCTTTATGGTTTATTGCCAAGTATTAGAGCTTCTATAAGTAGTTTTTCTTGTTATACAGACACAACTCCAGCTCCTGGTTTAGATTGTTCAAGTGCAATAGAACTTAGTAATGGCGTTGTCTATTCTGGAAGTAGCTCTACTGCTGGTTCAAAAGTTGCTACTTTTGGATGTAACTCTTGGACAGAAACAGGTCCGGAGAGAGTACACAAGATAACTCCTACTGCAGATGGACCAATAACAGTAGCTTTATCTAATTTTTCAGGAGATTTAGATGTTTATATTTTAGGAAGTTGCGATCCTTCAGATTGTTTAGGAACTGTAAGTTCGTCATCAGCAATTTATGAAAATGGTATTGCAGGACAAACCTATTATTTAGTTGTAGATGCAGATGATGGTAGTGGAGGTTCTTATGATATTGTAGCAACATATTCAGAAGCAGTAGTTGCTGAAGATGTTACAATTTCAGATGGACTTGTAAATGTAACAACCCTA
Proteins encoded in this region:
- a CDS encoding T9SS type A sorting domain-containing protein — encoded protein: MKKIVFLLIVLSPFFCFADCTQPDFCGRACWDTNGSRPAQTNPSYTTPTHIIVHHTGDGIVFPANTNYAEKIRYYWDLHVNTNGWSDLGYNWLIDRNGVIYEGRGNGVSGAHFSGHNAGTMGVCMIGDFTLESPSAKALTSLKNIISWEATDKNIDVAGASYHASSGLNLNNVSGHKDGGATACPGTSLYGLLPSIRASISSFSCYTDTTPAPGLDCSSAIELSNGVVYSGSSSTAGSKVATFGCNSWTETGPERVHKITPTADGPITVALSNFSGDLDVYILGSCDPSDCLGTVSSSSAIYENGIAGQTYYLVVDADDGSGGSYDIVATYSEAVVAEDVTISDGLVNVTTLTAGENINVSATQNYSGSQLAAVLPNIHLGYYLSTDCDLSSNDVLLGESSSNIGSDNTSQNESETLTIPNNTPAGTYFMLFSADNRSELNESDKTNNVSCIQITINSSVEPEDVELINTTVAPMIVNAGNDIRVTATQSYSGSQLAADLPNIHLGYYLSTDCDLSENDILLGADNSNLGSDNESENESSSLTIPKNTSAGTYFIIFSADNNGVLTENDEANNRNCIQITVDAALSNIDYEFKNQLKVFPNPTSDIINIKANTNLGINQLYIYNLNGRLIKESATDLDKINISELSKGIYLLKVVGNENKTAVFRIIKK